The proteins below come from a single Gossypium raimondii isolate GPD5lz chromosome 2, ASM2569854v1, whole genome shotgun sequence genomic window:
- the LOC105788942 gene encoding 60S ribosomal protein L12-3 codes for MPPKFDPSQVVDVFVRVTGGEVGAASSLAPKIGPLGLSPKKIGEDIAKETAKEWKGLRVTVKLTVQNRQAKVTVVPSAAALVIKALKEPERDRKKTKNIKHNGNIALDDVIEIAKVMRPRSMAKDLRGTVKEILGTCVSVGCTVDGKDPKDLQQEIDDGDVDVPLE; via the coding sequence ATGCCGCCAAAATTTGATCCAAGCCAAGTCGTCGACGTCTTCGTCCGCGTCACCGGCGGTGAAGTCGGAGCAGCTAGTTCACTCGCTCCGAAGATCGGTCCGCTCGGTCTCTCTCCCAAGAAGATCGGAGAAGATATCGCCAAAGAGACTGCCAAGGAATGGAAGGGTCTCCGCGTAACCGTCAAGCTCACTGTCCAGAATCGCCAGGCGAAGGTCACGGTGGTACCGTCGGCGGCAGCGCTGGTAATCAAGGCATTGAAGGAACCGGAGAGGGATAGGAAGAAGACCAAGAACATCAAGCATAACGGGAACATCGCACTCGATGATGTCATAGAGATCGCTAAAGTAATGAGGCCGAGGTCCATGGCTAAGGATTTGAGAGGGACGGTGAAGGAGATTCTGGGCACCTGTGTTTCCGTTGGGTGTACCGTCGATGGTAAAGACCCTAAAGATTTGCAGCAGGAGATTGATGATGGTGATGTTGATGTTCCTCTCGAGTGA